The following proteins come from a genomic window of Elusimicrobiota bacterium:
- a CDS encoding HesA/MoeB/ThiF family protein, whose translation MHHLAALRPRPNPLLRLGRYQGFCRRDRCRRVRRVDLARYARQILLPEVGGGGQLKLSKARVLIVGAGGLGSPAALYLAGAGVGQLTLIDNDPVDLTNLHRQILHGTPDLGTPKVLSARRRLTHLNPGVRVKPLNKRLTSRNVDAVFKIQDLILDGSDNFDTRYLVNDAAVRHRVPLVWGAVLRWEGQAMTVVPGRSACYRCLFPEPPDPAVAQSCADGGVLGPIAGVVGALMAAEAVKVLLGVGVPLTGRLLQYDGRAARFRERAANRRGNCSSCGGRDVH comes from the coding sequence ATTCACCACCTTGCCGCCCTACGACCAAGACCCAACCCTCTACTTCGACTGGGGCGATACCAAGGATTTTGTCGCCGAGATCGGTGTCGGCGAGTGCGCCGCGTAGATCTCGCCCGGTACGCCCGCCAAATCCTCCTGCCCGAGGTGGGGGGAGGGGGTCAGTTGAAACTCTCCAAAGCCCGGGTGCTGATTGTGGGCGCGGGGGGGCTCGGTTCTCCCGCCGCCCTCTATCTCGCGGGGGCCGGCGTCGGCCAATTGACGTTGATTGACAACGATCCGGTGGACCTCACCAACCTCCATCGTCAAATCCTGCATGGAACCCCCGACCTGGGAACCCCCAAGGTCCTCTCGGCCCGGCGGCGGTTGACCCATCTCAACCCCGGCGTGCGGGTCAAACCGCTCAACAAACGATTGACTTCCCGGAACGTCGATGCCGTTTTTAAAATACAGGATTTGATTCTGGACGGTTCAGACAACTTTGATACGCGATACCTCGTGAACGACGCCGCGGTTCGACACCGCGTGCCGCTGGTTTGGGGGGCGGTGCTGCGATGGGAGGGTCAAGCCATGACGGTCGTGCCGGGCCGATCGGCCTGCTACCGCTGTTTGTTTCCCGAACCCCCGGACCCGGCCGTGGCCCAATCCTGCGCGGACGGAGGGGTGTTGGGCCCGATCGCCGGTGTCGTCGGGGCGCTGATGGCGGCGGAGGCAGTGAAAGTCCTTTTGGGGGTGGGCGTGCCCTTGACCGGGCGCTTGCTTCAATACGACGGGCGCGCGGCGCGGTTTCGGGAGCGCGCCGCGAACCGCCGAGGGAACTGTTCCTCCTGCGGAGGCCGCGATGTCCATTGA
- a CDS encoding nitrite/sulfite reductase, whose product MPKTLPVFVEAEIRQMEEAIRELKAGKMDPEDFRKFRLNNGIYGIRNQTDKQMIRIKVPFGQLTPDQLESMADVTETFAPSKAGHFTTRQNLQIHMIPLEDTPKVMRRVAESGLTPREGCGNTVRNITANPYSGVEPGEVFDVAPYADAAFLFFLRNPLSANMPRKFKMAFESSPRDTALTPIHDMAFVADIRGGVRGFRTYVGGGLGATPQVAIRLEDFTPADVLLPTIEAVIRLFDRFGERQDKLHARIKFLVKKWGAEEFRKRFLTERKAVLATRAGSIDWTYPVTEESAPPVPSIAGVAAAPGFDRWKATNVAAQKQAGYSWATVVLPLGDITAVQMRQLADLSRRFNGGRLRTTIEQNFLLRWVRNEHLPALHAELVKIGLSEAGAGRFSDITRCPGADTCQIAVTKSRELAKALAALFQNGLAGEADLEGLHVKISGCTNSCGQHHIGTLGFYGTYRKVNERSVPHYMMLMGGSTKEGEAKFGQVVGAIPARLVPGAVKKLVATYKAERQGAELFAGWLDRAGKARVKELVQEFTTLPPYDQDPTLYFDWGDTKDFVAEIGVGECAA is encoded by the coding sequence ATGCCGAAGACACTGCCCGTTTTTGTCGAAGCCGAGATCCGCCAAATGGAAGAAGCGATCCGCGAGTTGAAGGCCGGTAAAATGGACCCGGAGGATTTCCGCAAATTCCGTCTCAACAACGGGATCTACGGCATCCGTAACCAAACGGACAAACAGATGATCCGCATCAAGGTGCCCTTTGGGCAATTGACGCCGGATCAGCTGGAGAGCATGGCGGACGTGACCGAAACCTTCGCGCCGTCCAAGGCGGGCCACTTCACCACCCGGCAAAATTTGCAGATTCACATGATCCCCTTGGAAGACACGCCGAAAGTCATGCGCCGCGTGGCCGAATCGGGGCTCACCCCCCGGGAGGGCTGCGGGAACACGGTCCGGAACATCACCGCGAACCCCTATTCCGGCGTCGAACCGGGCGAGGTCTTCGACGTGGCCCCCTACGCGGACGCGGCGTTCCTGTTTTTCCTGCGCAATCCGCTCAGCGCCAACATGCCCCGAAAATTCAAGATGGCTTTCGAATCCTCCCCCCGGGACACGGCCTTGACGCCCATCCACGACATGGCTTTCGTCGCCGACATCCGCGGCGGCGTGCGGGGTTTCCGCACCTACGTGGGGGGCGGCCTGGGGGCCACGCCCCAGGTGGCCATCCGGCTCGAGGACTTCACCCCGGCCGACGTTTTGTTACCAACCATTGAGGCGGTGATCCGGCTGTTTGATCGTTTCGGCGAGCGCCAAGACAAACTGCACGCGCGCATCAAGTTCCTCGTCAAAAAATGGGGCGCCGAGGAGTTCCGCAAGCGCTTCCTAACGGAGCGCAAGGCGGTTCTCGCCACGCGGGCCGGCTCCATCGATTGGACTTACCCTGTGACGGAAGAGAGCGCCCCGCCCGTTCCGTCGATTGCGGGGGTCGCGGCGGCGCCGGGGTTCGACCGCTGGAAGGCGACCAACGTCGCGGCACAAAAACAGGCCGGCTACAGCTGGGCCACGGTGGTGTTGCCCCTGGGCGACATCACGGCCGTCCAAATGCGGCAATTGGCCGACCTGTCCCGTCGGTTCAACGGCGGCCGACTGCGAACGACGATCGAGCAGAATTTCCTGTTGCGCTGGGTGCGCAATGAGCACCTGCCGGCCCTGCACGCCGAATTGGTCAAGATCGGTTTGTCGGAAGCGGGCGCGGGTCGTTTTTCCGACATCACCCGCTGCCCCGGCGCCGACACCTGCCAGATCGCCGTCACCAAATCGCGGGAATTGGCCAAAGCCCTGGCGGCGTTGTTTCAAAACGGACTTGCCGGGGAAGCCGATTTGGAAGGCCTCCATGTGAAGATCTCGGGCTGCACAAACTCCTGCGGCCAGCACCACATCGGGACTTTGGGTTTTTACGGCACCTACCGGAAAGTCAACGAGCGGTCCGTGCCCCATTACATGATGCTCATGGGGGGGTCGACCAAAGAGGGGGAAGCCAAGTTCGGCCAGGTGGTGGGGGCCATTCCCGCCCGGCTCGTGCCGGGTGCCGTTAAGAAACTTGTGGCGACTTATAAGGCCGAGCGCCAGGGCGCGGAGCTGTTCGCCGGGTGGTTGGACCGTGCGGGCAAAGCCCGCGTGAAGGAACTTGTTCAGGAATTCACCACCTTGCCGCCCTACGACCAAGACCCAACCCTCTACTTCGACTGGGGCGATACCAAGGATTTTGTCGCCGAGATCGGTGTCGGCGAGTGCGCCGCGTAG
- a CDS encoding prepilin-type N-terminal cleavage/methylation domain-containing protein, with translation MGKQGAFTLIELMLVVAIIRLLAAIAIPK, from the coding sequence ATGGGAAAACAGGGCGCTTTCACCCTCATTGAATTAATGCTTGTGGTGGCAATTATTCGCTTGCTGGCGGCCATTGCCATCCCAAAATAA
- a CDS encoding NADH-quinone oxidoreductase subunit D, which produces MERISEHEMLLNMGPQHPSTHGVLRVVLRLDGEVVTQAVPDLGYLHRGVEKLAENRTYPQFIILTDRDDYLCAMLNNWSYCMAVEKLMKVEIPERADYLRLIAGELNRIASHLLFIGTFGIDIGAFTPFLYAFGREREMILDLFEQLCGARITYNYVRIGGVSNDVPEGWIEKAKKFVQHMKSCLKEYDNLLSYNPIFMDRTKGIGVLSKEKAISYGITGPNLRASGVPLDLRKQAPYGLYSKFQFDIPVRPNGDCWDRYMVRRDEIEQSCRILDQALDSFPAAGEILGKVPRANLRPPAGEAYAQLEGARGWLGIYLVSDGGLSPYRLHVRAPSFINLAALQEILVGWKVADVVAILGSIDIVLGEVDR; this is translated from the coding sequence ATGGAGAGGATTTCGGAGCACGAAATGCTCCTCAACATGGGGCCCCAGCACCCCTCCACCCACGGGGTGTTGCGGGTGGTCCTTCGCTTGGATGGGGAGGTGGTGACCCAGGCCGTGCCCGATTTGGGGTATTTGCACCGGGGGGTGGAAAAGCTGGCCGAGAACCGTACCTACCCCCAGTTCATCATCCTGACGGATCGCGATGATTATCTGTGCGCCATGCTCAATAACTGGTCCTACTGCATGGCCGTCGAAAAACTGATGAAAGTCGAAATCCCGGAGCGGGCCGATTACCTGCGCCTCATCGCGGGGGAGCTGAACCGTATCGCCTCCCACCTGCTCTTTATCGGCACCTTTGGCATCGACATCGGGGCCTTCACCCCCTTCCTGTACGCCTTCGGCCGGGAGCGGGAAATGATTTTGGACCTTTTTGAGCAACTCTGCGGAGCTCGGATCACCTACAACTACGTCCGGATCGGCGGGGTCTCCAACGACGTGCCGGAGGGCTGGATTGAAAAAGCCAAGAAATTCGTCCAGCACATGAAAAGCTGTTTGAAGGAATACGACAACTTGTTGAGCTACAACCCGATTTTTATGGACCGGACCAAGGGCATCGGTGTTCTCTCCAAGGAAAAGGCCATTTCCTACGGCATCACCGGCCCCAACCTGCGGGCGAGCGGCGTGCCCCTGGACCTGCGCAAACAGGCGCCCTATGGCCTGTATTCCAAATTTCAATTTGACATTCCCGTTCGCCCCAACGGCGACTGCTGGGATCGCTACATGGTCCGCCGGGATGAAATCGAACAATCCTGCCGGATTTTGGATCAGGCCCTCGATAGCTTCCCGGCGGCGGGTGAAATTTTGGGCAAAGTCCCCCGGGCAAACCTGCGGCCCCCCGCGGGCGAAGCCTACGCCCAGTTGGAAGGCGCCCGCGGTTGGTTGGGCATCTACCTGGTCTCGGACGGGGGCCTGAGCCCCTACCGGTTGCACGTGCGGGCGCCCTCTTTCATCAACCTCGCGGCCCTGCAGGAAATTTTGGTCGGCTGGAAAGTGGCCGACGTGGTGGCGATTTTGGGCTCCATCGACATCGTGTTGGGCGAGGTGGACCGCTAA
- the ndhC gene encoding NADH-quinone oxidoreductase subunit A, producing the protein MFALVGVGFFSFLLFFAGFVRERGGSQDTEAYECGMEPVGTPWVSPNIRFYVFALLFVIFDVEALFVFPWAVQFKTLGVEGFAAVMLFVGLLFMGLVYAWKKGALKWE; encoded by the coding sequence GTGTTTGCCCTGGTGGGCGTCGGGTTCTTCAGCTTCTTGCTGTTCTTCGCGGGGTTCGTGCGGGAACGGGGGGGAAGCCAGGACACTGAAGCCTACGAGTGCGGAATGGAACCGGTGGGGACCCCCTGGGTCTCCCCCAACATCCGCTTTTACGTGTTCGCCCTCCTGTTTGTCATCTTCGATGTGGAAGCCCTGTTCGTCTTTCCCTGGGCGGTGCAATTTAAAACACTTGGTGTAGAAGGGTTTGCGGCCGTAATGCTGTTCGTTGGGTTGCTTTTTATGGGGCTTGTCTACGCCTGGAAAAAGGGCGCACTGAAATGGGAATAA
- a CDS encoding NADH-quinone oxidoreductase subunit B, which produces MGIIQEKILPSTIYKIPGLGEISLTTVDFFIDWARKSSIWPLTFGLACCAIEMMAAYGTRFDINRFGVIPRPSPRQADLMIIAGTVTKKMAPAIEKLFYQMPEPRFVISMGACANCGGPYYDSYSVVKGVDRVIPVDVYIPGCPPRPEALHNAILTLQKKIDGMYKGGVKVKTHG; this is translated from the coding sequence ATGGGAATAATCCAAGAAAAAATTCTTCCTTCAACGATTTACAAGATTCCCGGCCTGGGGGAGATATCGCTCACGACGGTCGATTTCTTTATCGATTGGGCCCGCAAGTCCAGCATTTGGCCCCTCACATTCGGCCTGGCCTGCTGCGCGATTGAAATGATGGCCGCTTATGGCACCCGTTTCGATATCAACCGGTTTGGGGTGATTCCCCGCCCCTCCCCCCGGCAGGCCGACCTCATGATCATCGCGGGCACCGTAACAAAAAAGATGGCCCCGGCCATTGAAAAGCTTTTCTACCAGATGCCGGAACCCCGGTTTGTGATCTCCATGGGCGCCTGCGCCAACTGCGGTGGCCCCTATTACGATTCCTACTCCGTTGTGAAAGGGGTCGATCGGGTGATCCCGGTGGATGTGTACATCCCCGGTTGCCCGCCCCGACCGGAGGCCCTGCACAACGCCATTTTGACTCTCCAAAAGAAGATTGACGGCATGTACAAAGGCGGCGTGAAGGTCAAGACCCATGGATAA
- a CDS encoding potassium/proton antiporter produces the protein MSIEAVLLIVAVLLAASVLISKASERFGVPTMLIFLAVGMLAGSEGVGGIYFDNPRLAQAAGTVALVYILFAGGLETQWAVVRPVWRSGLALATLGVLITALFVGVFASVALDFTALEGLLLGSIVASTDAAAVFAILKSKSVRLKGTLRPLLELESGSNDPMAVFLTVGTLGLILATSRSALALLPAFVLQMGLGFGLGAGFGWAIKALLNRVALGYEGLYPVLTLAMVLLAYAVTALAGGNGFLGVYIAGIFLGNTNFIHKRSLVQFHDGLAWLMQIGMFLTLGLLVFPSQLVAVVGAGLAVAAFLILLARPAAIFLCLWGRRFSLREKTLVSWVGLRGAVPIVLATFPLVAGLPKSEMIFNIVFFVVLTSGLVQGMTIPWMARRLGLEAPAGDPRRIPLQLDVPLAGGTHLEDFILPYQSSHVGKTLVALNMPKDSLIALIGRGDQFLVPDGGTVLEAGDVLWVLVSDASLGRVRGILTEIRSPVG, from the coding sequence ATGTCCATTGAAGCGGTCCTCTTGATCGTCGCGGTCCTCCTGGCCGCCAGTGTGCTCATCAGCAAAGCCTCGGAACGCTTCGGCGTTCCAACGATGTTGATTTTTTTAGCGGTGGGCATGCTGGCCGGTTCGGAAGGGGTGGGGGGCATCTACTTCGACAACCCCCGTCTGGCCCAGGCGGCGGGCACCGTGGCCTTGGTGTACATTCTTTTCGCCGGAGGCCTTGAAACCCAATGGGCGGTGGTGCGGCCGGTGTGGCGATCGGGGCTCGCCCTGGCCACGCTCGGTGTTTTGATCACCGCCCTGTTCGTGGGCGTGTTCGCCTCCGTGGCCCTCGATTTTACGGCGTTGGAGGGGCTGTTGCTCGGGTCCATCGTGGCGTCCACCGACGCCGCGGCTGTTTTCGCCATCCTCAAATCCAAAAGCGTTCGTCTTAAAGGGACCCTGCGTCCTCTGTTGGAACTGGAATCGGGAAGCAACGATCCCATGGCGGTGTTTTTAACGGTAGGGACACTGGGGTTGATCCTGGCCACGTCCCGATCGGCCTTGGCCCTTCTTCCGGCTTTCGTCCTCCAAATGGGACTGGGTTTTGGACTGGGCGCCGGGTTCGGTTGGGCCATAAAAGCGTTGTTGAACCGGGTGGCTCTGGGTTACGAGGGACTCTACCCCGTCCTGACTCTGGCGATGGTTTTGCTCGCCTACGCGGTCACCGCCCTTGCCGGGGGCAACGGTTTTCTGGGGGTGTATATCGCCGGCATTTTCCTGGGCAACACCAATTTCATTCATAAACGCAGTCTGGTCCAATTTCACGACGGGTTGGCTTGGCTCATGCAAATCGGAATGTTCCTCACGCTGGGCCTGCTCGTCTTTCCGAGCCAATTGGTGGCGGTGGTCGGGGCGGGACTGGCCGTGGCCGCGTTCCTCATCCTTCTGGCCCGGCCCGCGGCAATTTTTCTCTGCCTCTGGGGACGGCGCTTTTCGCTCCGGGAAAAGACTTTGGTTTCCTGGGTGGGTCTGCGCGGGGCCGTGCCGATCGTCTTGGCGACGTTTCCACTGGTGGCGGGGTTGCCCAAGTCGGAGATGATTTTCAACATCGTGTTTTTCGTCGTGTTGACCTCGGGCCTCGTGCAGGGCATGACAATCCCTTGGATGGCAAGGCGCTTGGGCCTTGAAGCCCCAGCGGGAGACCCCCGGCGGATCCCTCTTCAATTGGACGTTCCCTTGGCGGGGGGCACGCATTTGGAGGATTTCATCTTGCCCTACCAATCGTCCCATGTCGGAAAGACCTTGGTGGCGCTCAACATGCCCAAGGACAGCCTGATCGCTTTAATCGGAAGGGGAGACCAGTTCCTTGTTCCGGACGGGGGCACCGTGTTGGAGGCCGGTGACGTTCTCTGGGTGTTGGTGAGCGACGCGAGTTTGGGACGGGTGCGGGGAATTTTAACGGAAATCCGGTCCCCTGTAGGATGA
- a CDS encoding ubiquinone/menaquinone biosynthesis methyltransferase: MFSGLAPAYRRFNRFSSLGLDGRWRRAAVQVLHEAPDVLDVGTGTGDLAWMLKADRPGAGRVVGLDLSAEMLAQAARSGGRGSPEWLQGGADKLPFPDGSFDAVTSAYVMRNLWVGGVLESSLREAARVLRPGGRLVFLDLTRPSNPLLRFGHRLYSKTVVPLVGRMLFGDRWPGDYLKTSIEALPSVDVLRGFFEAAGFGQFECRPLWGGIVSLFIGRC, encoded by the coding sequence ATGTTTTCCGGCCTGGCGCCGGCTTATCGGCGCTTTAACCGGTTTTCGAGTTTGGGGTTGGACGGCCGTTGGCGCCGGGCCGCTGTTCAGGTACTGCACGAGGCCCCGGATGTTCTTGATGTCGGGACCGGCACGGGGGATTTGGCTTGGATGTTAAAGGCCGATCGCCCGGGGGCTGGGCGCGTGGTGGGTTTGGATTTAAGCGCCGAGATGCTGGCCCAGGCCGCTCGGTCGGGGGGGAGGGGTTCCCCGGAATGGCTTCAAGGCGGTGCCGACAAGTTGCCGTTCCCGGACGGTTCGTTCGACGCCGTGACCTCCGCCTACGTGATGCGGAATCTCTGGGTGGGTGGGGTTTTGGAATCGAGTTTGCGGGAGGCGGCGCGGGTTCTTCGCCCCGGAGGACGGCTGGTGTTCTTGGATTTGACGCGGCCCTCTAACCCCTTGTTGCGGTTTGGTCACAGACTCTACAGCAAAACGGTGGTGCCCCTGGTTGGGCGAATGTTGTTCGGCGACCGATGGCCGGGGGATTATTTGAAAACATCCATTGAAGCGCTGCCTTCGGTGGATGTCCTGAGGGGATTTTTCGAAGCCGCGGGCTTCGGCCAATTTGAATGTCGGCCCCTTTGGGGTGGAATTGTGTCTTTGTTTATCGGGAGATGTTGA
- a CDS encoding NADH-quinone oxidoreductase subunit C yields MDKAALLEQIKIQFPAVEESIPADPKYVRGGDDLWLKVSSTDLKNVSEKLKNELKFDLLNMLTAVDFIKDNKFEVIYQFVRTSAPADAVFLKLECPRSGEPVVPSLAGLYSSADWQERETYDLFGIRFEGHPNPTRILLWEGYPGWPLRKDYVHTPDRYDNGAEIGLPKAVPAAHP; encoded by the coding sequence ATGGATAAGGCCGCCCTGCTCGAACAGATTAAGATCCAGTTTCCCGCGGTGGAGGAGTCCATCCCGGCGGACCCGAAGTATGTGCGGGGGGGGGACGATCTGTGGTTAAAAGTATCCTCCACCGACCTGAAAAACGTATCAGAAAAACTTAAGAATGAACTTAAGTTTGATTTGCTAAATATGTTGACAGCCGTTGATTTTATTAAAGACAATAAATTTGAAGTTATTTATCAGTTTGTCCGCACGTCCGCCCCGGCGGATGCGGTCTTCCTTAAATTGGAATGTCCCCGCTCGGGGGAACCGGTGGTGCCTTCCTTGGCCGGACTTTATTCCTCGGCCGATTGGCAGGAACGGGAAACCTACGACCTTTTCGGCATCCGATTTGAAGGGCACCCGAACCCGACCCGGATTCTACTCTGGGAAGGCTACCCGGGATGGCCCCTCCGCAAAGATTACGTCCACACCCCGGACCGTTACGACAACGGGGCCGAAATCGGCCTGCCCAAGGCGGTTCCGGCGGCCCACCCATGA